The following proteins are co-located in the Candidatus Nitrotoga sp. AM1P genome:
- a CDS encoding MerR family transcriptional regulator — MKKEVEQLTIGRLARAAEVGIETVRYYQKLNLLPTPVPNGMAFRQYPLALVERIRFIKRSQDLGFTLAEVASLLALEHGTDRAAIRKIASTRLGDINKRIVDLERMQGILTHLIHECEDTGRTKPCPIISAFTGGSTAH; from the coding sequence ATGAAAAAAGAAGTTGAACAGTTAACGATCGGCCGCTTGGCTCGTGCTGCGGAAGTTGGTATTGAGACGGTCCGTTATTATCAAAAATTGAATCTGCTCCCTACACCTGTGCCAAATGGTATGGCGTTCCGGCAGTATCCGCTTGCCCTCGTTGAGCGCATACGGTTTATAAAACGATCACAAGATCTTGGTTTTACATTGGCTGAAGTTGCATCCTTGCTCGCATTGGAGCACGGTACTGACAGGGCTGCAATTCGTAAGATTGCAAGCACCCGTCTCGGCGATATTAATAAGCGGATCGTCGACCTTGAACGCATGCAAGGTATCCTCACTCATTTAATCCACGAATGCGAAGATACGGGTCGAACTAAACCTTGCCCTATCATCTCAGCGTTTACGGGTGGGTCTACAGCACATTGA
- a CDS encoding heavy metal translocating P-type ATPase, protein MKSNEQGACCNHSSHEKKIIAEPAISEKSYIDPVCGMKVSANSKKSVEFDGTVYYFCSDSCVAKFRVNPKQYLNKLAATDIKQTVSQHEVAKDAIFTCPMHPEVQQVGPGSCPKCGMALEPMEVTAEEDTTELDDMTRRLWVSTALTVPLLILTMGEMIPGLNFQNWLGMTVFSWLQAALATPVVLWAGWPFFERALASFRTWNLNMFSLIGLGTGTAFVFSVGSLLFPELLPAAFKMNGMAPLYFEAAAAIITLVLVGQVLELRARSRTNSAIKSLLGLVPNTAVRLRLDGSEEEVHLDEIHVGDRLRVKPGDKVPVDGEVVEGRSNIDESMITGEPIPSEKTVGSKVSAGTVNQTGSFVFTAQKVGAETLLAHIVKMVNDASRSRAPIQKIADAVAGWFVPVVMGVALMAFVIWAFFGSPPALAHALVAAVSVLIIACPCALGLATPISIMVGIGRGAQEGILIKDAEALELMEKVDTLVVDKTGTLTEGRPKVQDIIAINGFTENEVLSLAASLEQHSEHPLAQAIVEHAKEKNIKVVEAKDFDSITGKGIRGVIDGQSVTVGNAVLMSDVGVDITSLQSKTQKLQALAKSVMFLAIDGKAAGLLSVADPIKPTAARAIAELKAAGIRIVLLTGDNVATALSVARQLGIDDVKANVMPVDKYSHVQTLQAAGHIVAMAGDGVNDAPALTQANVGIAMGTGTDIAMNSARIVLVKGDLLGIVRVSSLSQATMRNIKQNLFFAFSYNLIGVPIAAGALYPWFGLLLNPMIASAAMALSSVSVIGNALRLRSATLGHTPLATHHGTVAIVNKKGIKRN, encoded by the coding sequence ATGAAAAGCAATGAACAAGGCGCTTGTTGCAACCATTCAAGTCATGAAAAAAAGATTATTGCCGAACCCGCGATTTCTGAAAAATCGTACATCGATCCCGTCTGTGGGATGAAGGTATCGGCCAACAGCAAAAAGTCGGTTGAATTTGACGGCACCGTCTACTATTTTTGTAGCGACAGCTGTGTTGCCAAATTCCGTGTCAATCCCAAGCAATACCTGAACAAGTTGGCAGCGACCGATATCAAGCAGACGGTGTCGCAGCATGAAGTTGCAAAGGACGCAATCTTTACCTGCCCGATGCACCCTGAGGTGCAGCAAGTTGGTCCCGGCAGTTGCCCGAAGTGCGGGATGGCACTGGAGCCGATGGAGGTAACTGCAGAAGAAGATACCACCGAGCTTGACGATATGACCCGTCGCCTTTGGGTGAGCACAGCACTGACCGTACCGTTGCTGATACTGACAATGGGTGAAATGATTCCAGGGCTAAACTTTCAGAATTGGCTAGGAATGACCGTCTTTAGCTGGTTGCAAGCCGCGCTTGCGACACCGGTCGTTCTGTGGGCAGGATGGCCATTTTTTGAGCGCGCCTTGGCATCATTCCGTACTTGGAATCTTAATATGTTCAGTCTGATTGGACTGGGTACTGGGACGGCCTTTGTGTTCAGTGTAGGGTCGCTTTTGTTTCCTGAATTACTTCCAGCTGCTTTCAAAATGAACGGTATGGCGCCGCTTTACTTTGAGGCTGCTGCCGCCATTATCACGCTCGTGCTCGTGGGGCAGGTGCTGGAACTACGAGCGCGGTCACGTACCAACAGCGCGATCAAATCGCTTCTGGGGCTTGTCCCAAATACGGCCGTTCGTCTCAGACTCGACGGTAGTGAAGAAGAAGTACATCTGGACGAAATCCATGTAGGCGATCGTCTGCGTGTGAAACCGGGCGACAAAGTACCGGTCGACGGTGAAGTGGTCGAAGGCAGATCAAATATCGACGAATCGATGATCACCGGCGAACCCATACCATCTGAGAAAACGGTGGGAAGCAAAGTGTCTGCTGGCACCGTTAATCAAACGGGTTCATTCGTATTCACGGCACAGAAAGTGGGCGCGGAAACCTTGCTTGCGCATATCGTAAAAATGGTCAACGACGCCAGCCGCTCCCGTGCACCCATCCAAAAAATTGCCGATGCGGTTGCCGGCTGGTTTGTGCCGGTGGTCATGGGAGTCGCCCTCATGGCCTTCGTTATCTGGGCTTTTTTTGGCTCGCCACCTGCGCTTGCACATGCACTTGTAGCAGCCGTCTCGGTACTTATCATTGCCTGCCCTTGTGCTCTTGGTTTGGCCACGCCGATTTCAATCATGGTGGGCATTGGCCGTGGCGCGCAAGAAGGCATTTTGATTAAAGACGCAGAAGCACTGGAACTGATGGAAAAAGTGGATACCTTAGTGGTTGATAAAACTGGCACGCTTACCGAAGGACGTCCCAAAGTTCAGGACATAATCGCTATCAATGGATTTACTGAAAATGAAGTTTTGTCATTGGCGGCTTCTCTTGAACAACACAGTGAACACCCTCTTGCGCAGGCTATTGTCGAGCACGCTAAAGAAAAGAATATCAAGGTTGTAGAAGCCAAAGATTTTGATTCGATTACCGGCAAGGGAATACGGGGGGTTATTGATGGCCAGTCGGTTACTGTTGGCAACGCCGTGCTCATGTCAGATGTTGGCGTCGACATTACGTCACTTCAAAGTAAAACACAAAAATTGCAGGCGTTAGCAAAGTCGGTGATGTTTCTAGCCATTGATGGAAAGGCAGCGGGACTGCTGAGCGTTGCCGATCCAATCAAACCTACGGCAGCACGTGCTATAGCAGAACTGAAGGCTGCTGGCATTCGAATAGTATTACTCACGGGCGATAACGTTGCGACCGCTTTATCGGTTGCGCGGCAACTGGGCATTGATGATGTCAAAGCGAACGTCATGCCCGTGGATAAATATAGCCATGTGCAAACGCTACAGGCAGCGGGCCACATCGTGGCAATGGCGGGCGACGGTGTCAATGACGCGCCAGCACTTACTCAAGCGAATGTGGGCATCGCTATGGGGACCGGAACCGACATTGCGATGAATAGTGCGCGCATTGTTTTAGTGAAGGGCGATCTATTGGGTATAGTGCGTGTAAGTTCGCTCAGCCAGGCAACTATGCGAAATATTAAACAGAATTTATTTTTTGCATTTTCTTATAACCTGATTGGTGTACCCATTGCTGCGGGAGCACTGTACCCCTGGTTTGGTCTGCTATTAAACCCAATGATCGCGAGTGCTGCGATGGCCTTAAGTTCGGTATCAGTGATAGGCAATGCTCTGCGGTTACGTAGTGCGACTCTTGGCCACACACCGCTGGCCACACACCACGGTACGGTTGCCATCGTTAATAAAAAAGGCATAAAACGAAATTAA
- a CDS encoding DUF488 domain-containing protein, whose protein sequence is MSHVNSKKLNIVIKRAYENAIPEDGYRVLVDRIWPRGRSKETLKLDQWARDLAPSADLRKWFGHDPKRWEGFQQGYRSELDTEEKREQIRRLLSEADGRIITLIYGAKDKEHNQAVVLRDVLSHLHEG, encoded by the coding sequence ATGTCGCATGTAAATAGCAAAAAATTAAATATTGTCATAAAACGAGCGTACGAAAATGCGATACCGGAGGACGGTTATCGTGTCCTCGTCGACCGCATCTGGCCTCGAGGACGCAGCAAAGAGACGCTTAAACTCGATCAGTGGGCGCGCGACCTCGCGCCAAGTGCTGATTTGCGCAAATGGTTTGGACACGACCCGAAGCGCTGGGAAGGCTTCCAGCAAGGCTACCGGAGCGAACTTGATACTGAAGAGAAGCGGGAGCAAATACGGCGCTTATTATCCGAAGCGGATGGTCGAATAATTACACTTATTTATGGGGCAAAAGACAAGGAGCATAATCAGGCAGTGGTTTTACGGGACGTGTTATCGCATCTACATGAAGGATGA
- a CDS encoding uracil-DNA glycosylase family protein, with the protein MNKLQYSSLNAHLAEVHACRACEQELPLGPHPIVRTGADARILIVGQAPGVRVHADKPPRRECAQLWLDRLLEKLPEIQLTLLIGQYVQHHLLGNSRKSSLSETVRAWQEYAPAIIPLPHPSPRVTRHGFRGNCGSNAKFFSCCVGGSNHW; encoded by the coding sequence GTGAATAAACTCCAATATTCTTCCCTTAATGCGCATTTGGCTGAGGTGCATGCTTGTCGCGCATGCGAGCAGGAACTGCCACTTGGCCCCCATCCGATAGTACGGACAGGGGCCGATGCACGCATCCTCATTGTCGGGCAGGCGCCTGGCGTCCGTGTGCATGCGGATAAACCGCCACGCCGCGAGTGCGCACAGCTGTGGCTAGATAGACTATTGGAAAAGCTGCCGGAGATTCAATTGACATTGCTGATTGGTCAATACGTGCAACATCATTTGCTGGGCAACAGTCGCAAGTCATCGCTATCGGAAACAGTCAGAGCATGGCAGGAATACGCGCCTGCCATCATTCCATTGCCGCACCCATCACCCCGCGTAACCAGGCATGGTTTCAGAGGCAACTGTGGTTCGAATGCGAAGTTCTTCTCATGCTGCGTGGGAGGGTCGAATCATTGGTGA
- a CDS encoding potassium transporter Kup — protein sequence MSSPQTQQNLSTLMLGAIGVVYGDIGTSPLYALKETFAGHHPLPITEANVLGVLSIMFWTIMVLVSLKYVTIIMRADNHGEGGSLALLALASELNANKPKSKWLLAMLGVFAAALFYGDSMITPAISVLSAVEGLSVIAPQLDSYVLPITIMVLTALFFVQKRGTGAMGMAFGPIMILWFSTLGVLGALSIAHNPHVLLALNPVYAYQFLFLDPWLSFFTLGSVVLAVTGGEALYTDMGHFGRFPIRLTWFSFVLPALVFNYFGQGALLLDNPQAVKSPFFLLAPEWAIIPMVLLATAATVIASQAVISGAFSVASQSVQMGFLPRMEIRQTSSKAHGQIYVPFTNWTLYLAVIYLVFTFQSSSNLAAAYGIAVTGTMMIDTILITFVLIAWRWSPWLVIPLVGTFFCVDLAYFTANAIKIPQGGWFPLGIALVSFVVLTTWKRGRKLLFEEISRRSIPIQTIVDYVGEVNRAHGTAVFLVGVNEGAPAALLHNLKHNQVLHERNVLLSVIIEDKPFVTKGNRLLINDLGKGFYRVRVFYGFMQTPDVPAALGLCAPLGLSFDMMDTTFFTSRALIVSAPTPGMMKWREWIFIMMSKNAMNATEFFKIPTNRVIEMGTRIEI from the coding sequence ATGAGCAGCCCACAAACGCAGCAAAATCTCTCTACGCTTATGTTGGGCGCAATTGGTGTCGTGTATGGCGACATCGGCACCAGCCCCCTCTATGCGTTGAAGGAAACCTTTGCGGGGCATCATCCGTTGCCAATTACCGAGGCTAACGTTCTTGGTGTTCTCTCGATTATGTTCTGGACTATCATGGTCTTGGTGTCACTGAAATATGTGACCATCATAATGCGAGCCGACAATCATGGTGAGGGAGGGTCATTGGCTTTGCTAGCCTTGGCTAGTGAATTAAACGCTAACAAACCCAAATCCAAGTGGTTGCTCGCAATGCTTGGAGTATTTGCCGCAGCATTGTTTTATGGCGATAGCATGATTACCCCCGCTATTTCGGTGCTATCAGCCGTCGAAGGTCTGAGTGTTATCGCACCTCAACTGGATAGCTATGTGCTACCGATCACCATTATGGTGCTCACCGCATTGTTCTTTGTGCAGAAACGAGGTACTGGCGCGATGGGAATGGCATTCGGCCCCATCATGATCCTTTGGTTCTCAACCTTGGGCGTTCTAGGTGCTTTATCTATAGCACACAACCCGCACGTACTTTTGGCACTCAACCCTGTTTATGCCTACCAATTCCTTTTTCTTGACCCTTGGCTTTCATTTTTTACCCTTGGTTCAGTCGTGCTTGCCGTTACGGGGGGCGAAGCTTTATATACCGACATGGGGCACTTTGGACGGTTTCCAATTAGGCTGACCTGGTTCTCCTTTGTGCTCCCTGCGCTGGTGTTCAATTATTTCGGGCAAGGTGCACTATTGCTGGATAACCCACAAGCCGTCAAAAGCCCATTTTTTCTGCTGGCGCCTGAGTGGGCCATCATTCCAATGGTGCTGCTTGCAACTGCGGCAACAGTGATTGCTTCGCAGGCAGTGATTTCAGGTGCATTTTCAGTGGCAAGTCAGTCGGTACAGATGGGTTTTTTGCCACGAATGGAAATTCGCCAAACTTCCAGTAAAGCGCATGGTCAGATTTACGTTCCATTTACTAATTGGACGCTCTATCTGGCAGTCATTTATTTGGTATTCACCTTCCAAAGCTCCAGCAATCTGGCGGCAGCCTACGGTATTGCTGTTACTGGAACGATGATGATCGACACAATACTAATTACCTTTGTACTCATTGCTTGGCGTTGGTCCCCATGGCTGGTTATTCCTCTGGTAGGCACATTTTTTTGCGTTGACTTAGCCTATTTTACGGCCAACGCTATTAAGATTCCGCAGGGCGGTTGGTTCCCGTTGGGTATCGCTCTTGTTTCATTTGTTGTTCTCACCACTTGGAAGCGTGGAAGAAAGTTGTTGTTCGAAGAGATTTCCCGTCGATCCATCCCTATTCAGACAATTGTCGACTATGTGGGCGAAGTTAACCGGGCGCATGGAACTGCCGTCTTCCTGGTGGGTGTTAATGAAGGGGCACCCGCCGCATTACTACACAACCTAAAACACAACCAAGTGCTGCATGAACGCAATGTTTTGCTTTCCGTCATTATTGAAGACAAACCTTTTGTTACGAAGGGAAACCGTCTATTAATTAATGACCTGGGCAAGGGTTTTTATCGAGTGAGGGTTTTCTACGGATTCATGCAAACTCCCGATGTGCCTGCCGCTTTGGGTTTATGTGCGCCGCTGGGGTTGTCATTCGACATGATGGATACCACCTTCTTTACGTCTCGCGCTTTGATCGTTTCAGCGCCGACTCCCGGCATGATGAAATGGCGTGAATGGATATTTATTATGATGTCCAAAAATGCGATGAACGCGACGGAGTTCTTTAAGATTCCAACAAATCGGGTTATTGAAATGGGTACTCGTATAGAAATATAG
- a CDS encoding CYTH and CHAD domain-containing protein, which yields MAIEIELKLTIDPAHVARFRHHSVLASMALSKPRRHKLHNVYFDTSDQDLQRAGMTLRLRRMNGNWIQTVKSGGGAEAGLHQRNEWEWPVCGGEPELASIASDFKLLTPKLLARLRPLFVTDYWRTIWQLRTAQGAEIELVLDQGDVHAGDARQPISEIELELKTGEAASLFEVALAIQEHVPLWVEDKSKAQRGYMLCSGKTSLPCKAQHVPLTPEMPVAEAFQHIARECLSQLQGNVVELGQDPEYLHQARVAVRRLRSVLGVFEAVFPEAYVSVVEELRWLMGCLGPARDWDVFVTQTLPHIAEQLSDNRALAQLQADAAKFRDTCRQAALEAVLSQRYTRLVLTLGLQLARQAELPGIPIVLGGLTTQTLSWQHKCVRRKGRLHAALNTAERHALRIAAKKLRYTAEFFSGIYPPKRVRLYLEALAALQDVLGILNDASVTQRLLADLSAQRGQAAGIVIGWTACSNGVNLQKLRYAWRNFMRQKVFWK from the coding sequence ATGGCCATTGAAATTGAGCTGAAACTGACCATAGATCCCGCGCATGTTGCGCGTTTTCGGCATCATTCTGTGCTGGCATCCATGGCGTTAAGCAAACCTCGCCGTCACAAGCTTCACAACGTCTATTTTGATACGTCCGATCAGGATTTGCAGCGTGCTGGTATGACCCTCCGTCTGCGCAGAATGAATGGAAACTGGATACAAACGGTAAAGAGCGGCGGGGGCGCTGAAGCGGGGCTGCATCAACGCAATGAGTGGGAATGGCCGGTGTGCGGTGGGGAGCCAGAATTGGCGTCGATTGCCTCAGATTTTAAGCTGTTGACGCCCAAATTGCTGGCGCGGCTGCGCCCGCTGTTCGTTACTGACTACTGGCGCACGATATGGCAGCTTCGCACAGCGCAAGGGGCCGAAATCGAATTGGTACTGGACCAAGGTGACGTGCATGCGGGCGACGCCCGTCAGCCGATCAGCGAAATAGAACTCGAACTGAAGACGGGCGAAGCGGCGAGCCTGTTTGAAGTCGCGCTGGCCATACAGGAACATGTGCCGCTCTGGGTAGAAGACAAAAGCAAGGCACAGCGCGGCTATATGCTATGCAGCGGAAAGACGTCGTTACCATGTAAGGCGCAGCACGTGCCGCTGACGCCAGAAATGCCGGTTGCGGAAGCATTTCAGCACATTGCGAGGGAATGCCTCTCGCAGCTTCAGGGAAATGTGGTGGAACTGGGGCAAGATCCGGAATACCTGCACCAGGCGCGCGTCGCGGTGAGACGATTACGCTCGGTGCTAGGCGTGTTTGAAGCGGTATTCCCCGAGGCGTACGTCAGCGTCGTGGAGGAGCTGCGCTGGCTCATGGGTTGTCTCGGGCCAGCGCGGGATTGGGACGTATTCGTTACGCAAACGCTGCCACACATTGCCGAACAGTTGTCTGATAATCGGGCGCTGGCACAGTTGCAGGCGGATGCCGCCAAATTTCGCGATACCTGCCGACAGGCAGCGCTTGAAGCCGTACTGTCACAGCGCTACACACGGTTGGTGCTGACGCTCGGCCTTCAGCTCGCGCGCCAGGCCGAGCTGCCAGGAATACCCATTGTGCTTGGCGGACTTACTACCCAGACCCTCTCCTGGCAACACAAGTGCGTGCGCCGCAAAGGGCGGCTCCATGCTGCGCTGAACACCGCTGAACGTCATGCGCTACGGATCGCAGCTAAGAAGCTACGCTATACGGCGGAGTTTTTCTCTGGTATTTACCCACCTAAGCGTGTGCGCCTCTACCTTGAGGCTCTGGCTGCGTTACAGGATGTGCTTGGCATACTTAACGATGCCTCTGTTACACAGCGGCTGTTAGCAGATTTGTCTGCACAACGCGGGCAAGCAGCAGGTATCGTCATTGGATGGACGGCCTGCTCGAACGGGGTGAATTTGCAAAAATTACGTTATGCATGGCGTAATTTTATGCGGCAAAAGGTATTCTGGAAATAA
- a CDS encoding HD-GYP domain-containing protein, translating into MRFTHDALAAANEKLKTSFLTSIKVLSNLIEVTEGPRSGHSRRVADLARHIAVKIGLNQTATQDVMLAGLLHDIGKIGMPDALLAKSASQMNTEEFMLFKKHPIKGELALMALDSLRSAARLLRSHHERYDGQGYPDGLSATDIPLGARILALANDYDGLQIGSFSTKRLTSVEALAFLQQSRGKRYDPQVLDAFASLNDSEIVDKAQKEWALDPNSLRQGMVLSRDLVSRESALLLAADFLLDDSLIKQIRGYTRYEEQRVVIHVRADQIEIATNQSRTII; encoded by the coding sequence TTGCGTTTTACACATGATGCGCTTGCGGCTGCCAACGAGAAACTGAAGACCAGCTTTCTTACCTCGATCAAGGTTTTATCGAACCTGATCGAGGTGACCGAAGGGCCACGTTCGGGACATTCGCGTCGTGTCGCTGACCTGGCCCGACACATCGCCGTCAAAATAGGGCTGAATCAAACTGCGACGCAGGATGTGATGCTCGCCGGTCTCCTCCACGACATCGGCAAGATCGGCATGCCCGACGCCCTGCTCGCAAAGTCGGCAAGCCAGATGAACACAGAAGAGTTTATGCTGTTTAAGAAACACCCGATCAAGGGAGAATTAGCCCTGATGGCGCTCGACAGCCTGCGCAGCGCCGCTCGCTTGTTGCGCTCGCATCATGAGCGCTATGACGGTCAAGGCTATCCCGATGGTTTGAGTGCCACGGATATTCCGCTGGGTGCTCGCATTCTCGCCCTTGCCAACGACTACGACGGCTTGCAGATCGGAAGTTTCAGTACCAAACGTCTGACTTCAGTAGAGGCGCTCGCTTTCCTCCAGCAGTCGCGGGGCAAACGCTATGACCCGCAGGTGCTCGATGCTTTTGCCAGCCTGAATGACAGTGAGATCGTTGATAAAGCACAGAAGGAGTGGGCGTTGGATCCAAATTCCCTCAGGCAGGGCATGGTACTGAGCCGCGATCTGGTTAGCCGTGAGAGTGCTTTACTGCTCGCAGCAGATTTTCTTCTCGACGACAGTCTGATAAAGCAGATCAGGGGTTACACCCGTTACGAGGAACAAAGAGTCGTGATTCACGTGCGTGCCGATCAGATCGAAATCGCCACTAATCAAAGTCGGACCATCATTTAG
- a CDS encoding response regulator, protein MSDTNILLPPAADKASATLLCVDDEQNILSAMRRLFRQDGYRVLTAISGNAGIKFLESEQVDLVISDMRMPEMDGVRFLEVVSSRWPDTSRILLTGHADITSTIEAINQGQIFRYISKPWHDQDVRLIVRHALEHK, encoded by the coding sequence GTGAGTGATACAAATATCTTGCTGCCGCCTGCTGCAGACAAAGCGAGTGCGACCCTGTTGTGCGTCGACGACGAGCAAAACATTCTTTCCGCCATGCGCCGATTATTCCGTCAGGACGGCTACCGTGTGCTGACAGCCATCAGCGGTAACGCGGGAATCAAGTTTTTGGAGAGCGAGCAGGTTGACCTGGTGATCTCCGATATGCGCATGCCGGAAATGGACGGAGTCCGTTTTCTTGAGGTGGTCAGTAGCCGCTGGCCGGACACCTCACGCATTCTGCTCACCGGCCATGCCGATATCACTTCAACCATTGAGGCGATCAATCAGGGCCAGATTTTCCGCTACATTTCCAAGCCTTGGCACGATCAGGACGTGCGCCTGATCGTGCGTCATGCGCTCGAACACAAGTAG
- a CDS encoding PAS domain S-box protein: MDAKLKKKGNGDSMETERDGLNVVVPSSQQRELENYKFVFDQHAILSVTDAAGCILDANELFSRISGFSREELIGHDHRMLNSGYHLKSFFEGMWLTIGAGKVWQSNIRNRRKNGEFYWVSTTIVPFLGENGQLHKYVAICTDITAQVKMQEEWQGSQQLSRGLSETVAADVIPPCGSKLTHANPVTELTNYTHAELLSMNYWELAHPDSRELAYRRGEVMDAHSEYLINTNRGAEAGVESSVTNIEHPRESAVLVTGITDTKRAEAAQLHAQQVLAQIVNANPMPKFVIDANCVVTHWNKACEMITGISAADMVGTNNHWRAFYTERRLVLSDLVVNGVSEAEIVESHYSNPRCFPLPDGAYNVDIFHPSLGEHGLWLSCTAAPLINEQKQVVGALTTFRDITKQKFFEEELNHAHRDLEQLVQSRTAELEQANLRLAADVRNRERAEAVLLRRNMQLSELNARLNVVQEHLLQNEKMASIGQLAAGVAHEINNPIGYVHSNIGALETYLNDLFLILDAYASTENVLMIDAAAHAELQRLKAELNLDFLRTDIPLLMAESKEGISRVSKIVQDLKDFSYVNSSQEWKWVDLHQGLNSTLNVVNNEIKYKAEVVKEYGTLPEIECLPSEINQVFLNLLVNAAQAIADVERGIITLRSGCDDLRVWIEVADTGSGIAPENLKRIFDPFFTTKPIGKGTGLGLSLSYGIVTKHGGSIEVDSKVGTGTTFRVILPQRQSHESTQEEAP, from the coding sequence GTGGATGCTAAGCTAAAGAAGAAAGGGAATGGCGACAGCATGGAAACAGAGCGGGATGGGTTAAATGTCGTTGTGCCGAGTAGTCAGCAGCGCGAACTGGAGAATTATAAGTTTGTCTTTGACCAGCATGCCATCCTCAGTGTCACCGATGCCGCCGGGTGCATCCTCGATGCTAACGAATTATTTTCCAGGATCAGTGGTTTTTCCCGTGAAGAACTCATCGGCCATGATCACCGCATGCTCAATTCTGGTTACCATCTCAAGAGTTTTTTCGAGGGCATGTGGCTCACTATTGGTGCTGGCAAGGTATGGCAAAGCAATATTCGTAATCGACGTAAGAACGGCGAATTTTACTGGGTGTCGACCACAATCGTGCCTTTCTTGGGTGAAAATGGGCAACTCCATAAGTATGTTGCGATCTGCACCGACATTACTGCGCAGGTAAAGATGCAGGAGGAATGGCAAGGCAGCCAGCAATTGTCCCGCGGGTTGTCTGAGACCGTTGCCGCAGACGTGATACCGCCTTGCGGTAGTAAGCTGACCCATGCAAATCCAGTAACCGAACTCACCAACTATACGCATGCTGAACTGTTAAGCATGAATTACTGGGAACTCGCCCATCCCGACTCGCGCGAATTGGCGTACCGGCGTGGTGAAGTGATGGATGCCCATTCTGAGTATCTTATTAATACCAATAGAGGCGCTGAAGCCGGGGTGGAGAGCAGTGTCACAAACATTGAACACCCAAGGGAGTCAGCGGTGCTCGTTACGGGTATCACTGATACTAAGCGCGCCGAAGCGGCGCAACTGCATGCGCAGCAGGTGCTGGCCCAGATCGTCAATGCAAATCCGATGCCCAAGTTTGTTATCGATGCCAATTGTGTCGTAACGCACTGGAATAAGGCCTGCGAGATGATCACTGGCATTAGTGCGGCCGATATGGTTGGCACGAACAATCACTGGCGTGCCTTCTACACAGAGCGGCGGCTGGTGCTGTCTGACCTGGTGGTTAATGGCGTCAGCGAGGCTGAAATCGTCGAGTCACATTACAGCAATCCGCGATGTTTTCCGTTGCCCGATGGTGCTTACAATGTCGATATTTTCCATCCTTCTTTGGGTGAGCATGGCCTCTGGTTGAGTTGCACCGCGGCCCCTCTGATAAACGAACAAAAGCAGGTTGTTGGCGCTCTTACGACATTCAGGGATATCACCAAGCAAAAATTTTTTGAAGAGGAGCTGAATCATGCGCACCGCGACCTGGAGCAGTTGGTCCAAAGTCGTACCGCCGAGCTTGAGCAGGCGAACCTTCGGTTGGCAGCGGACGTGCGGAACCGAGAACGGGCCGAAGCAGTTCTGTTGCGGCGCAATATGCAACTAAGTGAGCTTAATGCTCGTCTTAATGTGGTGCAGGAGCATCTGCTGCAAAACGAGAAAATGGCCTCGATCGGCCAGCTAGCCGCCGGTGTTGCACATGAGATCAATAACCCGATTGGCTATGTGCATTCCAATATTGGGGCGCTGGAGACCTATCTGAATGACCTGTTCCTAATCCTCGACGCTTATGCCAGTACAGAGAATGTGCTGATGATCGACGCAGCGGCGCATGCCGAACTACAGAGACTCAAGGCGGAACTTAATTTGGATTTTCTGCGTACGGATATTCCGCTGCTTATGGCAGAGTCTAAGGAAGGTATCTCGCGCGTAAGCAAGATCGTCCAGGATCTGAAAGATTTTTCTTACGTCAATAGCAGCCAGGAGTGGAAGTGGGTTGACCTGCATCAAGGATTAAACTCGACCCTCAATGTAGTCAACAACGAGATCAAATACAAAGCTGAAGTAGTCAAGGAATATGGCACATTACCCGAGATCGAGTGCCTGCCATCGGAGATCAACCAGGTGTTTCTCAATCTCCTGGTCAATGCCGCCCAGGCAATAGCTGATGTCGAGCGCGGTATCATCACACTGCGCAGTGGCTGCGACGATCTACGCGTCTGGATTGAGGTTGCTGACACTGGCAGCGGTATCGCGCCGGAAAATCTGAAGCGCATCTTCGACCCTTTCTTCACCACCAAGCCGATCGGCAAGGGTACGGGCTTAGGCCTTTCTCTCTCCTACGGAATCGTAACAAAGCATGGCGGCAGCATAGAGGTGGACAGCAAGGTGGGTACAGGCACGACTTTTCGTGTCATTTTACCGCAGCGGCAGAGTCATGAATCGACCCAAGAGGAAGCACCGTGA